CGCCATGCCCGTGACGATCAATCCGGGATACAACTCTGAGGTCTGCTCGAGCACGAGATTCTCGGAGCGCTCCACCCACATCGCGCCCTGCCCCCGGGTCTGCAGTAATCCGCGCTCCTCCAGTTTCTTTACGACCGAAGCGTCATGCCCGGTCGCATCGATCACGAGCTTCGATTCTAACGAGACCGGATCAACCGCCGCTACCTGTCGCGGCAGGCTGTATACCGCGCTCCAGTTCACCACGATCCCGCGCATTCGCTCTTCATGGAGCACGACATCCTCGAGCGCGACCATGTTCATGAGCTTCGCACCCGCGTCACAGGCGGCGGCAATCAATTTCGAGCACGCGTGCGGCCCGTCCGCGACGTACAAGCCTGCGCTGTATTCCCGGTAGGGGACCCCGAGCTCGTCAAGCACACGCTGAGCTGGCGCGCGCACCGTGACCTTGTTCATGAGAAATCCTCCGAGCCAGAATCCGCCACCGAAGTAATTGTTCCGCTCGATGAGCAGCACTTTCACACCTGCAGCAGCCAGCTCTCTGCTGGCCATCAAGCCTGCGGGACCGCCTCCAACGATGATGACATCAGACTCTACGTACTCATGCAACTCGACTGCGAACTCCTCCACGATCGCTCTGGTGATCTGGCTCTCCGAAACGGGTGCGAATTTCATCGGCTCCATAGGAACACTTTTAACTGTGGTTATTAATAGCTTTGAATCTTGCTTTCCCGGGCGTGGCATTTGCCCGCAGGGCACAAAGCGGTGATGTGAACGGTAGGGTATGCGTCAGTCAAGGCATCAGTTACGTGAGGTGAACGCAGCGGTTGGTTTCACGTTCGCCCTCTTCATCGCGGTCCGTAACAGCTCGGTCGTTTCGTCCATCGTTCTCCGGTCTACCGGGTACGGTACACCGTCCTTGCCGCCGAACGCGAACGAGTACTTCACGGGATCGCACCAGCTTGCGTGCTCGCCGTAGATGAGCTCGGAGACGAGCGCTAAGGCGCGGACGGTCGCCGGCCCGATGCCCGCGATACTGAGGAACTGCTCGTAATTCGACGGCTGCAGGTCGTACGCCGCACGAAGCGCATCCCAGTTAACGCGAGCTGGCAAGCGGATTATAAGCCCGTCGCCTGCGGTCAGCTCGCAGGTGCGCCCTGCATCGGGGACGATGTCGAATGCGGCGAGTGTGGTCTGATGCTCAGGTAGCCGCCTGCTCTGCGCGCTTAGATCACGATACATGCGCTCCAGCTCGCGCGGCTCGGTCTTGACGAGGTCCACGGAGGTTGCGCGGCAGCCTCTGCTCGCGCGCGCCGTGAGATCCAGGACCGTTTGACAGTGCGAACCGACGATGCCCTGATGTGGCTCCTCGACGTACTCCTTCAGGGAGGACGAGAGCCAGTGGTACCGTCGCGCGTACCGATCGCTGGGGTTCATGCCCTGCTGGATAACTGCCCACTCACCGCGCTCTGTAACGAACATGGCGTGATGATAGAGCTGATACCCATCCTGCAGGCAGGCATTATCGACCTTCGCTGAGATGCGGCTTGCGTATTTCAATTCGGTGAGGGTCGCCTCGCTGAGGTTGAAGGTGTTCCCGAGCGCGTCGATATCAGCGAGAGTCGATCTCGATCTCTTGCCCTTGCCGCCAGCAACGCCGAAGCCGAACTCTTCGGGCTCGATCACCGATTTCAAAACACCGCACACCACGGTCGTCGTCCCGCTGCTGTGCCAGTCGTAAGCGAGCGCGCAGGAGAGAGACTGAAACCACAACGGGTCGGCCAGGCGCTGGATCGCACCGTGCACACCGTATTCATCCACGATCAGCTCGAAGATCGCACGGGCTAACCGCTTCATGCGTACGAGCAGCCACGGTGGAGCTTTGCCACCGTGCAGCGGTAAATCGACCGCGCCCAGCCTCCTCAACGCTTCAGGTCCTTCCCTTCTTCCCTGCTGAGGTCTTGCCTCGGAACACTCGCCGCCGGTGCGACGGGCCACAGATCCAATTCAAATCCTTATCAGCTTTAATCTCGGGATGAGCAGGCTCGACGAGGATGATCTCAAACCATTTCCGCTTGCCATCCTCGGCCACCCAGTACGAATTCAGCACCTCCATATTGGGGTACTTCCGTGCGGTGCGCTCCTCGGCGATCCGCTGCAAGCTCTTGGCGGGCGTTATCCGGTGCACACCCAGCCCCTTGGATTTCCTGCCGTGTACGGGCCGCTGTTTCCGCCGACCGCCCCGCCGTACCTTGGCGCGCACGACAATGATCCCGTGTTTCGCCTTGTAGCCCAGCGATCGGGCACGATCCAGCCTCGTCGGATGCGCGAGCCGAACAACTGCAGGCTCCTTCCGCCAGTCCATCAATCGTTCCTTCCGGAACTCCTGAACGTAGGACTCCTTTGGCCGCTTCCATGCCTCGCCGATGTAGCGATAAAACGATTTCGCCATTTTCCTTCTGCTCTTTGTAGAGAGGATCTGTAAGAATAAAAATATCGGAAGTGAAATAAAGATATAAGCTACGCTAGCATCATTCTATTTATTACTAACGTGGCTGAATCAAGGAAGGAATGAGGGAGCCCCGGAGAAGGAAGAAAGGAGAACGTGAGGGTCATGGTGAATAAGCCAAAGCCGTTGGACGTGTTGAACAAAGCGCTGAAGTCCCCGGTCATCGTGCGGATCAGAGGTGGCCGGGAATTTCGAGGGCTGCTGGAGGGCTACGACCTCCATATGAATCTGGTTCTGAGCGATGCGGAGGAACTGGGCGGCGACGATACGGTCAAGAGTTTTGCGGGCGAGATACTGATGCGCGGTGACAACGTGGTGTATATCTCACCAACAGTGCAGTCGGAGATGGAGAAGAGCGAAGAGAAAGGCAAAGGTAAGGATGCAGGAGAGAAGGAGCCATGGTAAAGGGCACCGCGTCACAGGGTAAACGGCAGAAGCGGTCACACATTATGTGCCGTCGCTGCGGGAGCGTTGCGTTCAGCGTGCACGCGAAGTACTGCGTGGCCTGCGGGTTTGGCCGTTCGACGAAGATGCGCAGGGAGTACGGGTGGAAGGAGCGCAAGCCGTAGACAGACACGGTGATACGCAATGTGCAGGCAAGCCAGCGGCCGAGGTAGCTAAGTGGACTAAAGCGCCGGCCTTGAGAGCCGGTGTCCCGCACGGGACCCAAGGGTTCAAATCCCTTCCTCGGCGTTCCTCGGGGCGGAGATCGCGGGTACTATCACGCGCAGATAAGCACATAGATACATAATAGGGGGCTGATACAGATGGAAGATTATGTTATGCTTCTGGATCGTGCATTGCAGCACTTACCGAGCACGAGGACCAGCGATGAGCGATTTGTTATTCCGCCGCTCAAGGTCTTTGTAGAGGGCAAGACCACGATCTTTGACAATTTCGATGTGGTCTGTAATTACATCCGCCGTGAGCAGGAGCACGTGATAAAATTCCTGCTCAACGAGCTTGGAACTGCGGGCAAGATCCTGGGTGACCGGGTGGTGTTCCAGGGCAGATTCACGCGCGAGGAGTTAGAGCGCCAGATTCAGCGCTATATGGATGAATACGTACTCTGCTGGGAATGCAATAAGCCTGATACGCACTTCGAGAAGCAGGACCGCATCTGGGTGCTGAAGTGCGATGCCTGTGGTGCGATCCGCCCGATCATAAAGCGCCGCGGCGGTAAGAAGAGTTAATCCCTAACTCCGTCAAACTTACGTAATATAACCCCCAGTCCGAGGTTTCCTGAGCTGTTTTCGATAAAAGGAGTAGAAACCCCGGCGAAACCTTTATATACTGTATTACGTAATTGCGTAATATGGGCTATCCGGATTGGGTACTCAGGGAGAAGAAGAAGGGGACGGAGATCAGGAAAATGGGCAATAATTTCTATCTCTACAAAGTTACCAGCGTATGGGATAAGGAGAAGGGAAGGGCGAAGAAGATTACACAGAAGTTTCTGGGAACGATTACTCCTGATGGCTTGGTGGAACCCCGGCATGAACGAATGCAGG
The nucleotide sequence above comes from Methanomicrobia archaeon. Encoded proteins:
- a CDS encoding 50S ribosomal protein L15e → MAKSFYRYIGEAWKRPKESYVQEFRKERLMDWRKEPAVVRLAHPTRLDRARSLGYKAKHGIIVVRAKVRRGGRRKQRPVHGRKSKGLGVHRITPAKSLQRIAEERTARKYPNMEVLNSYWVAEDGKRKWFEIILVEPAHPEIKADKDLNWICGPSHRRRVFRGKTSAGKKGRT
- a CDS encoding thiazole biosynthesis protein, with amino-acid sequence MKFAPVSESQITRAIVEEFAVELHEYVESDVIIVGGGPAGLMASRELAAAGVKVLLIERNNYFGGGFWLGGFLMNKVTVRAPAQRVLDELGVPYREYSAGLYVADGPHACSKLIAAACDAGAKLMNMVALEDVVLHEERMRGIVVNWSAVYSLPRQVAAVDPVSLESKLVIDATGHDASVVKKLEERGLLQTRGQGAMWVERSENLVLEQTSELYPGLIVTGMAVSTAYGLPRMGPTFGAMLLSGKRAAEIAIEKLGL
- a CDS encoding small nuclear ribonucleoprotein (Enables 3` processing of polyadenylated mRNAs and tRNA precursors), whose amino-acid sequence is MVNKPKPLDVLNKALKSPVIVRIRGGREFRGLLEGYDLHMNLVLSDAEELGGDDTVKSFAGEILMRGDNVVYISPTVQSEMEKSEEKGKGKDAGEKEPW
- a CDS encoding translation initiation factor IF-2 subunit beta; protein product: MEDYVMLLDRALQHLPSTRTSDERFVIPPLKVFVEGKTTIFDNFDVVCNYIRREQEHVIKFLLNELGTAGKILGDRVVFQGRFTREELERQIQRYMDEYVLCWECNKPDTHFEKQDRIWVLKCDACGAIRPIIKRRGGKKS
- a CDS encoding DUF763 domain-containing protein; protein product: MRRLGAVDLPLHGGKAPPWLLVRMKRLARAIFELIVDEYGVHGAIQRLADPLWFQSLSCALAYDWHSSGTTTVVCGVLKSVIEPEEFGFGVAGGKGKRSRSTLADIDALGNTFNLSEATLTELKYASRISAKVDNACLQDGYQLYHHAMFVTERGEWAVIQQGMNPSDRYARRYHWLSSSLKEYVEEPHQGIVGSHCQTVLDLTARASRGCRATSVDLVKTEPRELERMYRDLSAQSRRLPEHQTTLAAFDIVPDAGRTCELTAGDGLIIRLPARVNWDALRAAYDLQPSNYEQFLSIAGIGPATVRALALVSELIYGEHASWCDPVKYSFAFGGKDGVPYPVDRRTMDETTELLRTAMKRANVKPTAAFTSRN
- a CDS encoding IS1634 family transposase — encoded protein: MGYPDWVLREKKKGTEIRKMGNNFYLYKVTSVWDKEKGRAKKITQKFLGTITPDGLVEPRHERMQASLNNIAVKEFGATNFLLEANDDIKERLKALYPDTWKELF
- a CDS encoding 50S ribosomal protein L37e, translated to MVKGTASQGKRQKRSHIMCRRCGSVAFSVHAKYCVACGFGRSTKMRREYGWKERKP